In Bacteroidales bacterium, the following are encoded in one genomic region:
- a CDS encoding CBS domain-containing protein codes for MLAKELISDVIPSLHTSDSGQKALYWMDIFRISHLPIVNNEDFLGLISDKDIYDANMAEEPIGNHNLSLFSPFVTENQHVYEVIELASRLTLSIVPVLDHKNHYLGVITSNDLLHYFADFAALKMPGAIIVLEMSLLDYSLSQIAQIVESNDAKILSMYISSHSASTRIEVTLKINRNDLTSIIQTFTRYNYTIHSTFMDHDDMEGLYENRYELFMKYLSI; via the coding sequence ATGCTGGCTAAAGAATTAATATCCGATGTGATTCCTTCACTGCATACTTCTGACAGTGGCCAGAAAGCGTTGTACTGGATGGATATATTCAGGATTTCACATTTGCCTATAGTGAACAATGAGGATTTCCTGGGTTTGATCTCGGACAAGGATATTTATGATGCCAATATGGCCGAAGAACCCATTGGCAACCATAATCTTTCATTGTTCAGCCCCTTTGTTACCGAAAACCAGCATGTGTATGAAGTGATCGAACTGGCATCAAGGCTTACCCTCTCCATTGTACCGGTGCTTGATCATAAAAACCATTACCTGGGAGTGATCACAAGCAACGATTTACTTCATTATTTTGCCGATTTTGCCGCCCTGAAAATGCCGGGGGCCATCATAGTGCTTGAGATGAGCCTTCTTGACTATTCTCTCTCCCAAATTGCCCAGATTGTGGAAAGCAATGACGCCAAGATCCTGAGCATGTATATCAGTTCACACAGCGCTTCCACCCGCATAGAGGTCACCCTCAAGATCAACCGTAATGATCTTACTTCCATTATCCAGACTTTTACACGATATAATTACACGATTCACAGTACTTTCATGGATCATGACGATATGGAAGGACTGTATGAAAACCGCTATGAGCTGTTTATGAAATACCTCAGCATTTAA